In Synechococcus sp. HK05, a genomic segment contains:
- a CDS encoding 2Fe-2S iron-sulfur cluster-binding protein, giving the protein MSDTYTVECEINGTSHSFSCSAEQTVLAAAEAAGVDLPSSCCSGVCTTCAARIHEGSVHQPDAMGVKAELQEQGYALLCVAFPRSNLKLTAGQEDALYEAQFGQYQK; this is encoded by the coding sequence ATGAGCGACACCTACACCGTTGAGTGCGAGATCAACGGCACCAGCCACAGCTTCAGCTGCAGTGCTGAGCAAACCGTGTTGGCAGCAGCCGAGGCGGCCGGTGTTGATCTGCCCAGCTCCTGCTGCTCCGGCGTGTGCACCACCTGCGCCGCCCGCATCCATGAGGGCAGCGTGCACCAGCCCGATGCCATGGGCGTGAAGGCTGAGCTGCAGGAGCAGGGCTATGCGCTGCTGTGCGTGGCCTTCCCCCGCAGCAACCTCAAGCTCACCGCCGGCCAGGAAGACGCGCTTTATGAAGCCCAGTTCGGTCAGTACCAGAAGTGA
- a CDS encoding DUF3326 domain-containing protein yields MSPAPALPTLLVIPTGIGCAVGGYAGDALPAARLLAAASGCLITHPNVMNGAALYWSDPRIHYVEGSSLDRFAAGELALQPVRQQRVGLLLDAGIEPELRHRHLQVADGCRATLGLDVGPVVTTDRPLDVSLSLGASGVSWGQLGQPEALLRAGRQLKAAGATAIAVVARFPDDPDSEALAAYRQGSGVDALAGAEAVISHLLSRELGLPCAHAPALSPLPLDPDLDPRAAGEELGFTFLPCVLVGLSRAPDLVPAATGSAALGIEAVGAVIAPAGALGGAAVLACAERGIPVIAVANPCLLEVSAEALGLEVIPAAGYSEAAGLVLALREGIAPSALRRPLPGLRDRS; encoded by the coding sequence ATGAGTCCAGCGCCAGCACTCCCCACCCTGTTGGTGATCCCCACCGGCATCGGCTGCGCTGTGGGTGGTTATGCCGGTGATGCGCTCCCGGCGGCTCGCTTGCTGGCGGCGGCCAGCGGCTGTTTGATCACCCACCCCAATGTGATGAATGGCGCAGCGCTCTATTGGAGTGATCCGCGCATCCACTACGTGGAGGGCTCCAGCCTTGATCGCTTTGCGGCGGGTGAGTTGGCGTTGCAGCCGGTGCGGCAGCAACGGGTGGGGCTGCTCCTGGATGCGGGCATCGAGCCGGAGCTACGCCACAGGCATCTGCAGGTGGCCGATGGCTGCCGCGCCACCCTCGGTCTGGATGTGGGGCCGGTAGTGACCACCGATCGCCCGCTGGACGTGAGCCTCAGCCTGGGTGCCAGTGGGGTGAGCTGGGGGCAGCTCGGTCAACCAGAGGCGCTGTTGCGAGCTGGCCGGCAGCTCAAGGCCGCTGGTGCCACGGCGATCGCTGTGGTGGCGCGCTTCCCCGATGACCCTGATAGCGAGGCTCTGGCTGCGTACCGGCAGGGCAGCGGCGTGGATGCCCTTGCCGGTGCGGAAGCGGTAATCAGTCATTTGCTGAGTCGCGAGTTGGGTCTGCCCTGTGCCCATGCCCCAGCGCTCAGTCCGCTACCCCTGGATCCCGATCTCGATCCCCGAGCGGCCGGTGAGGAGTTGGGCTTCACCTTCCTGCCCTGCGTGCTGGTGGGCCTGAGCCGGGCGCCGGATCTGGTGCCGGCGGCAACAGGGTCAGCGGCGCTCGGGATCGAGGCGGTGGGTGCCGTGATCGCTCCGGCTGGCGCCCTGGGGGGGGCGGCCGTGTTGGCCTGCGCCGAACGTGGCATTCCGGTGATCGCGGTCGCGAACCCCTGCCTGTTGGAGGTGTCTGCTGAAGCGCTGGGGTTGGAGGTGATCCCGGCCGCCGGTTACAGCGAGGCCGCGGGTCTGGTGCTGGCCCTGCGCGAGGGCATTGCTCCGTCGGCCCTGCGCCGGCCGTTGCCTGGTTTGCGGGATCGGTCCTGA
- a CDS encoding YchJ family protein: MAGFGAQAGLPPEQPCPCGGATYGCCCRPLHRQEQAAATAEQLMRSRYSAFALAEIDHLLRTQPSLQPIRERRRSLEASCRQLRWRRLEILATEAGGPDDLHGTVTFAAHYSAGGQPGVLRECSRFGREGGRPDGAWLYLEALELSD; this comes from the coding sequence ATGGCTGGTTTCGGTGCTCAAGCGGGGCTGCCCCCCGAGCAGCCGTGCCCCTGCGGCGGCGCCACCTATGGCTGCTGCTGCCGCCCGCTGCATCGCCAGGAGCAGGCCGCCGCCACAGCCGAACAGCTGATGCGTTCGCGTTACAGCGCCTTTGCCTTGGCCGAGATCGATCACCTGCTGCGCACGCAACCTTCGCTGCAACCGATCCGCGAGCGCCGCCGCTCCCTGGAGGCCAGCTGCCGTCAGCTGCGCTGGCGCCGCCTGGAGATCCTTGCTACTGAAGCCGGTGGGCCGGATGATCTGCACGGCACCGTGACCTTCGCAGCCCACTACAGCGCCGGCGGTCAGCCCGGTGTGTTGCGGGAATGCTCCCGCTTTGGCCGTGAGGGCGGCCGGCCCGATGGGGCCTGGCTTTACCTGGAGGCGCTGGAGCTCAGCGATTGA
- the ald gene encoding alanine dehydrogenase, which produces MAGSIAPIASIGVPREIKPDERRVALTPDAVRELVSHGLQVRIEQGAGEGAGISDAVFEAAGAAVVDQAEAWAAHLVVKVKEPQPEEFGFLRPDLVLFTYLHLAAYPAVGRALLQAGTTAIAYETVQLADGSLPLLAPMSEIAGRLAAQVGAHLLEQPHGGRGVLMGGCTGVRPARVVVLGAGSVGWNAARLAAAMDAEVFLLDLSPERLRRLEGQRQGRLVSLVSSRGLLERLVPSADLLIGAVLLPGDRAPTLVDEALVAQMQAGSVIVDVAIDQGGCIATSRETTHTDPVVRIHGVQHYAVGNMPGAVPFTSTEALVSVTLPYIAAVAGRGLVEAVTERPELVSGLNTVAGSVCHPGVAKALGLPTRHPMACLS; this is translated from the coding sequence ATGGCCGGCTCCATCGCCCCGATCGCCAGCATCGGCGTGCCGCGGGAGATCAAGCCCGATGAACGGCGGGTGGCCCTCACCCCCGATGCCGTGCGGGAGCTGGTGAGTCATGGCCTGCAGGTGCGGATCGAGCAAGGCGCTGGGGAAGGCGCCGGCATCAGCGATGCGGTCTTCGAAGCTGCCGGAGCGGCTGTGGTGGATCAGGCGGAAGCCTGGGCCGCCCATCTGGTGGTGAAGGTGAAGGAGCCGCAGCCAGAGGAGTTCGGCTTTCTGCGGCCGGATCTGGTGCTGTTCACCTACCTGCACCTGGCGGCCTATCCCGCCGTAGGCAGAGCCCTGCTGCAGGCCGGCACCACCGCCATCGCCTATGAAACGGTTCAACTGGCCGATGGCAGCCTGCCGCTGCTGGCGCCGATGAGTGAGATCGCCGGCCGCCTGGCCGCCCAGGTGGGGGCCCATCTGCTGGAGCAACCCCACGGCGGGCGCGGGGTGCTGATGGGGGGCTGCACCGGGGTGCGTCCGGCGCGGGTGGTGGTGCTTGGCGCCGGCAGCGTGGGCTGGAATGCCGCGCGCCTGGCCGCCGCTATGGATGCGGAAGTGTTCCTGCTCGATCTCTCCCCGGAGCGGCTGCGCCGGCTGGAGGGACAGCGCCAGGGCCGACTGGTGAGCCTGGTGAGCAGCCGCGGGCTGCTGGAGCGGCTGGTGCCCTCAGCCGATCTGTTGATCGGCGCGGTGCTGCTGCCCGGCGATCGCGCCCCAACCCTGGTGGATGAAGCCCTGGTGGCACAGATGCAAGCGGGCTCGGTGATCGTGGATGTGGCGATCGATCAAGGCGGCTGCATCGCCACCAGCCGCGAAACCACCCACACCGATCCAGTGGTGCGCATCCACGGGGTGCAGCACTACGCGGTAGGGAACATGCCCGGGGCCGTTCCCTTCACCTCCACCGAGGCCCTGGTGAGTGTCACCCTTCCTTACATCGCGGCGGTGGCCGGGCGGGGGTTGGTGGAGGCCGTCACCGAGCGGCCGGAGCTGGTTTCGGGGCTCAACACCGTGGCGGGGTCGGTGTGTCATCCGGGTGTGGCCAAAGCGCTTGGCCTGCCCACGCGCCATCCGATGGCCTGCCTGAGCTGA
- a CDS encoding NAD+ synthase codes for MRLALAQINPLVGDLTGNGAQLLEACQAAASQGADLVIAPELALWGYPPRDLLLRPALRRQQQQVLDQLAEQLPEGLALLLGVSEPASDGQQPDLFNSAALVERGHWRIVARKRLLPSYDVFDERRYFRPADAPCLLELQGGGRPWRLGITICEDLWVEEELHPQRLLGADPVADLQALQPDLLINLSASPFGDGKAKLRRELAAAAARRLHCPVAYVNQVGGNDELVFDGGSFVATANGDVPCQLAFAKSDLHLWDATPAAPGASPQATPELPDPNELLVRTLVLGVRDYARKCGFGKALLGLSGGIDSALVAVIAAAALGPDNVQALLMPSPWSSLGSINDSLALANRLGMATHTVPIEALMNSFDSALTPPLGGAPAGLTAENLQSRIRGTLLMAVANQQGQLLLATGNKSELAVGYCTLYGDMNGGLAVIGDLYKTGVFRLCAWLDSTAAAHCRQELGLPPDGELVGRAIRDKPPSAELRPDQRDSDSLPDYSVLDPLLEALLEQHLSPDDLVARGVDRAQADRVMQLLRRAEFKRRQAPPVLKLGKRSFGSGWRMPIAAA; via the coding sequence ATGCGCCTCGCCCTCGCCCAGATCAATCCGCTGGTGGGCGACCTGACCGGCAACGGCGCCCAGCTGCTGGAGGCCTGCCAAGCCGCAGCGAGCCAGGGAGCCGATCTGGTGATCGCGCCGGAGCTCGCCCTCTGGGGCTATCCCCCCCGCGATCTGCTGCTGCGCCCGGCCCTGCGGCGGCAGCAGCAGCAGGTGCTTGATCAGCTGGCCGAACAACTCCCTGAGGGGCTGGCCCTGCTGCTGGGCGTGAGCGAACCCGCCAGCGACGGCCAGCAGCCCGATCTGTTCAACAGCGCTGCCCTGGTGGAGCGGGGCCACTGGCGAATCGTGGCGCGCAAACGGCTGCTGCCCAGCTACGACGTGTTTGATGAGCGCCGCTACTTCCGTCCCGCCGATGCGCCCTGCCTGCTGGAGCTGCAGGGCGGCGGCCGCCCCTGGCGCCTTGGGATCACGATCTGCGAAGACCTCTGGGTGGAGGAAGAGCTGCACCCGCAGCGGCTGCTGGGGGCCGACCCCGTGGCGGATTTGCAGGCGCTCCAGCCCGACCTGCTGATCAACCTCTCGGCCTCACCCTTTGGGGACGGCAAAGCCAAGCTGAGGCGGGAGCTGGCGGCGGCGGCGGCGCGGCGCCTGCACTGCCCGGTGGCGTATGTGAACCAGGTGGGTGGCAACGACGAACTGGTGTTTGACGGCGGCAGCTTTGTGGCGACCGCCAACGGCGACGTGCCCTGCCAGCTGGCCTTCGCCAAGAGCGACCTGCACCTGTGGGACGCCACACCAGCGGCCCCGGGCGCGAGCCCGCAAGCAACTCCCGAGTTGCCAGATCCAAACGAGCTGCTCGTGCGCACCCTGGTGTTGGGAGTGCGCGATTACGCCCGCAAATGCGGCTTCGGCAAGGCGCTGCTGGGGCTCAGCGGCGGCATCGATTCTGCCCTCGTCGCCGTGATCGCTGCAGCAGCCCTGGGGCCCGACAACGTTCAAGCCCTGTTGATGCCTTCACCCTGGAGTTCGCTGGGATCGATCAACGACTCCCTGGCCCTCGCCAATCGCCTCGGCATGGCAACCCACACCGTGCCGATCGAGGCCCTGATGAACAGCTTCGACTCCGCGCTGACGCCCCCTCTCGGCGGTGCACCCGCAGGCCTCACCGCTGAAAACCTGCAATCGCGCATTCGCGGCACCCTGCTGATGGCCGTGGCCAACCAACAGGGCCAGCTGCTGCTCGCCACCGGCAATAAATCAGAACTGGCCGTGGGCTACTGCACCCTCTATGGCGACATGAATGGCGGCCTGGCCGTGATCGGAGACCTCTACAAAACCGGTGTTTTCCGCCTCTGCGCCTGGCTGGATTCAACGGCAGCCGCACACTGCCGGCAGGAGCTGGGGCTCCCGCCGGATGGCGAGCTGGTGGGCCGCGCCATTCGCGACAAGCCACCGAGCGCGGAGCTGCGGCCCGATCAACGAGACAGCGATTCACTGCCCGACTACAGCGTGCTCGACCCGCTGCTCGAAGCACTGCTGGAACAGCACCTGAGCCCAGACGATCTCGTGGCCCGCGGCGTCGATCGAGCCCAGGCCGATCGGGTGATGCAGCTGCTGCGTCGCGCAGAGTTCAAGCGCCGCCAGGCCCCGCCTGTGCTCAAGCTCGGCAAACGTTCCTTCGGCAGCGGATGGCGCATGCCGATCGCGGCGGCCTGA
- a CDS encoding nicotinate-nucleotide adenylyltransferase, which yields MSATPSLALFGTSADPPTEGHRALLEGLAEHYGQVATWASDNPFKQHGAPLELRAQLLGALVKAIGDPRIQHAQELSNPRALITLERAAERWPDQALVFVVGGDLAGQVPSWWKAAELLQRCRLAVVPRQGFGLDPTALEAIRSLGGQPELLNLPVPATASSAIRRHPSPEQVPAGLWAELVRHNLYGLGQPPSRTLR from the coding sequence ATGAGCGCAACGCCCAGCCTGGCCCTGTTCGGCACCAGCGCCGATCCCCCCACCGAAGGCCACCGGGCACTACTGGAGGGTCTGGCCGAGCACTACGGACAGGTCGCCACCTGGGCCAGCGACAACCCGTTCAAACAGCACGGTGCACCGCTGGAGCTGCGGGCACAGCTGCTGGGGGCGCTGGTGAAGGCCATCGGCGATCCACGCATCCAACACGCTCAGGAGCTCAGCAATCCTCGGGCGTTGATCACCCTGGAGCGGGCGGCCGAGCGCTGGCCGGATCAGGCGCTGGTGTTTGTGGTGGGAGGCGATCTGGCCGGGCAGGTGCCGAGCTGGTGGAAGGCCGCTGAACTGCTGCAGCGCTGCCGCCTGGCCGTGGTGCCGCGGCAAGGATTTGGCTTGGATCCAACGGCCCTGGAGGCCATCCGCAGCCTGGGCGGTCAGCCGGAGCTGCTGAACCTACCGGTGCCCGCCACCGCCAGTTCAGCGATCCGCCGCCACCCCAGCCCCGAACAGGTGCCAGCTGGGTTGTGGGCGGAACTGGTTCGTCACAATCTCTATGGCCTGGGGCAGCCGCCCTCCCGCACGCTCCGCTAA